In a genomic window of Halobiforma lacisalsi AJ5:
- the truA gene encoding tRNA pseudouridine(38-40) synthase TruA — translation MRAYRIAYDGTDYHGFQRQPSVPTVEGAIFAALRSLGVFDPDAADDSGPAVRPAGYAAAGRTDKGVSAIAQTIAFEAPDWLTPRALNGELPADVRAWAVADAPDGFHATHHARRREYTYQLYAPPLEDDTDGSTPGGGSERRTPPIPPVAPADAARVSDERIQAACRALSGEHDYHNLAADDDPDRTERSLTVEATRDGDYLVCTVEADGFARQLVRRLVSLVREIGAGDSPLEKVDRVLADEPLPGPEGVGPAPPEPLVLTGVEYPDPLEFRVDPVAAESARDVFGARSVERETGARVAGQLAAGVDAPDVDSSLE, via the coding sequence ATGCGCGCCTACCGGATCGCCTACGATGGCACCGATTATCACGGGTTCCAGCGCCAGCCCTCGGTCCCGACCGTCGAGGGAGCGATCTTCGCCGCGTTGCGCTCGCTCGGGGTGTTCGATCCGGACGCCGCCGACGACAGCGGTCCCGCGGTCAGACCCGCCGGCTATGCCGCCGCCGGCCGGACCGACAAAGGTGTCTCAGCGATCGCGCAGACGATCGCTTTCGAGGCCCCAGACTGGCTCACTCCGCGGGCGCTGAACGGGGAGCTGCCCGCCGACGTCCGCGCGTGGGCCGTCGCCGACGCGCCCGACGGGTTCCACGCAACCCACCATGCCCGGAGGCGGGAGTACACCTACCAGCTGTACGCGCCGCCGCTCGAGGACGACACCGACGGTTCGACTCCGGGTGGCGGCTCCGAACGGCGGACCCCGCCGATCCCGCCCGTCGCGCCCGCCGACGCGGCTCGCGTCTCCGACGAGCGGATCCAGGCCGCCTGTCGTGCGCTCTCCGGTGAACACGACTACCACAATCTCGCCGCCGACGACGATCCGGACCGTACCGAACGGTCGCTGACCGTCGAGGCGACCCGCGACGGGGACTATCTCGTCTGTACGGTCGAGGCGGACGGCTTCGCCCGGCAACTGGTCCGGCGACTCGTCTCGCTCGTCCGCGAGATCGGAGCCGGCGACTCGCCCCTCGAGAAGGTCGATCGCGTCCTCGCGGACGAGCCCCTTCCCGGCCCCGAGGGGGTCGGTCCCGCGCCGCCGGAACCGCTCGTGCTCACCGGCGTCGAATACCCCGATCCACTCGAGTTCCGGGTCGACCCGGTCGCGGCCGAGAGCGCTCGCGACGTCTTCGGCGCGCGGTCGGTCGAACGGGAGACTGGCGCGCGGGTCGCGGGGCAACTGGCGGCCGGGGTCGACGCCCCGGACGTGGATTCCTCCCTCGAGTGA